One genomic region from Quercus robur chromosome 4, dhQueRobu3.1, whole genome shotgun sequence encodes:
- the LOC126722053 gene encoding probable jasmonic acid carboxyl methyltransferase 1: protein MDSYTHNSIPEHGHGHVLQQVEKVLHMTSGVEENSYSHNSALQKTVISKVRPVLEGTVRALYSKENFPRYFSVADLGCSSGPNTLIVTYEMIDAIVGLCRETGHSPPELTVFLNDLPSNDFNTDFKLLPDFYAMLKKEKGNDVGPCFIAGMPGSFYGRLFPSKSLDFVHSSYSVHWLSKVPQGINNNKGNIYMGKTSPHNVFEAYLEQFQSDFSLLLRSRADEIKLGGQMILTFIGRSIKDPTSRDCCLVLELLAKCLLDMAAEGLIQEADIDTFNLPHYSPFIEEVKTIVEKEGSFVIDRLETFEVNLDGNDNEENKNYVFDKFKCGQNVSRCYRAISESLLADHFGEAIIDDLFERFAERIGEHLSMEKTKNFNILISMERK from the exons ATGGATAGCTACACCCATAATTCAATCCCCGAACATGGACATGGCCATGTCTTGCAGCAGGTGGAGAAGGTTCTTCACATGACATCGGGAGTAGAAGAAAATAGCTATTCTCATAACTCAGCGCTTCAA AAAACAGTGATTTCCAAGGTGAGACCAGTGTTGGAGGGCACTGTCAGAGCTTTATATAGCAAGGAAAACTTTCCTCGTTATTTTTCCGTAGCAGACTTGGGTTGCTCTTCAGGACCCAACACACTTATAGTTACCTACGAAATGATTGATGCCATAGTCGGACTGTGCCGAGAAACTGGACACTCTCCTCCTGAGCTCACAGTGTTTCTAAATGACCTTCCAAGTAATGATTTCAACACTGATTTCAAATTACTGCCAgacttttatgctatgttgaagaAGGAGAAAGGCAACGATGTAGGGCCATGTTTCATAGCGGGAATGCCAGGGTCCTTCTATGGCAGGCTCTTTCCTAGCAAAAGCCTGGATTTTGTTCATTCTTCTTATAGTGTGCATTGGCTCTCTAAG GTACCTCAAGGGATAAACAATAATAAGGGGAACATATACATGGGGAAGACAAGCCCTCACAATGTATTCGAGGCATACTTGGAGCAATTTCagagtgatttctctcttttacttCGCTCTCGTGCTGATGAAATAAAACTTGGAGGGCAAATGATTCTAACCTTTATTGGTAGGAGTATCAAAGATCCCACTAGTAGAGATTGTTGCCTCGTTTTGGAGCTGCTGGCAAAGTGTCTCCTTGACATGGCTGCTGAA GGGCTAATTCAAGAGGCTGATATCGACACGTTCAATTTGCCTCACTACTCACCTTTCATCGAAGAAGTAAAAACCATTGTTGAAAAAGAGGGATCCTTTGTTATTGATCGACTGGAAACATTTGAAGTCAATTTGGATGGCAATGACAAcgaggaaaacaaaaattatgtgttCGACAAGTTTAAATGTGGACAAAATGTGTCACGTTGCTATAGAGCGATTTCAGAATCCTTGCTTGCTGATCACTTTGGAGAGGCAATTATAGATGATTTATTTGAGAGGTTTGCAGAGCGTATCGGTGAGCATCTTTCAATGGAGAAGACAAAGAATTTCAACATCCTGATTTCAATGGAAAGGAAATGA